The sequence below is a genomic window from Gouania willdenowi chromosome 12, fGouWil2.1, whole genome shotgun sequence.
gttagaaaaggcttgagaAAGTGATGTTGCTCGAACAGAGAACAAGTCagtaacagtaggtatgagaaaaactgatccatttattattaaccaattggttacatacattttaaccttcaacgtAATATCTGCAATATTcatacaattgaataaaataacaaaaaatgaattgcaaaaaaaaaagtctgaaatttgaatccgatattcgttttcaggctgatattggATCGGTACACCCCTAGTAATAATTTCAGATTACTGCAAATTAAAAGTAACTAAACTGCTATAGAAAGTAAGCTTAAAGACCACTATAAAATGTAAACTTTGTAGATTATTCATTTGAAATTAGACACATTATTGAACCTCATGGATGTTGCGCCTAATCCAAATATAACAGGTATTAGGATTACATAATAATGAAGAAAATCATAAATAGAATTAAACTTTAGAACTAAATTCCATTGCTGCCATCAAAAACACTAATTAGCATTTACATATGTGCTATTATTAAACCCTATTCCTGAGATAGAGTTGATTGTTCTTGTATTAGTTTTACACTAAGCAGCCCTGTAAACTGGTGCTGGTGTTTGTAGATGGCCAGGACGCAGAGGAACAAGGCCACAGCTCACCACTTGGGTCTGCTCAAAGCACGTCTAGCCAAGCTGAGGAGAGAGCTGATCACGCCTAAAGGAGGCAGCGGAGGAGGAACGGGGGAAGGTAATGCCACAGGAGTGCATCCTCTGAATAAAATCAATGTCTGAATTGACCGTGATGCGCTCCGTTTCTCATTTTTAGGCTTTGATGTGGCAAAAACCGGCGACGCTCGTATTGGTTTCGTCGGCTTTCCTTCAGTGGGGAAGTCGACGCTACTGAGCAACCTTGCAGGGGTTTACTCTGAGGTTGCTGCGTATGAGTTCACCACTCTCACTACAGTGCCTGGAGTTATTCGCTATAAAGGTGCCAAAATACAGGTACCACATTTTTCTCTTTgtgcactgtttttattgcaattatGTATTTTAGCATGAATTCACATTTCCTTTCTTTCTCCTTCAGCTTCTGGATTTGCCAGGAATCATTGAGGGAGCTAAGGATGGAAAAGGAAGAGGCAGGCAGGTTATTGCAGGTAATTTCAGAATGTCTAAGACACTGGCGTATCTTTTTCAGCCCATTATGCACCTTTCAAACACAACTGTACTTCAATCTTTAGATTTCCATTGTGCACCTTTATTCagtttaataatatttaaatattggtGAGGTAGTGAGgaacattttttatcaattcctgacaatcaaacaaagacttttttttttttttttttttttttaatcttcctcTGCACCAGTCACTGTCTTCATCCTGCTCCTCCCCCTTTTTTCTGTTTAGTGGCCCGAACCTGCAATCTAATCCTGATAGTGCTTGATGTGTTAAAGCCGCTCCTTCACAAAAGACTAATAGAGCACGAGCTGGAGGGCTTCGGCATCCGCCTCAACAAGCAACCGCCCAACATCGGCTATAAGAAGAAGGACAAAGGAGGCATTAATTTCACCGCTACTGTACGTGTAGCGCACTCAACACGGCTGTGGATGTCACATAGTCAAGCATGCAATTAATAATGTTTAACATTgatatttacttatttaaaagAACACATGTTAAAGATATTCTTGGTGAATTGATTGACTGAGTTTTACTGATGCTGCAAAGTGTGcccgtgtttgtgtgtgatacataattaggattttaaaaatcgtcttgctcttctctctctcttttttttttttttttttttttttttatttagtgtgCGCAAACCGAGCTGGATGCTGAAACGGTGAAGAGTATCCTGTCAGAGTACAAGATCCACAATGCCGACATCACTCTGCGCAGCGACTCCACAGCTGATGACCTCATTGATGTGGTGGAGGGAAATCGGTAAGATGCCAGAATGGAGACTCTGTCGTTCCCCGCCCGATAGCGTGGCCCCGCGTCGTCAAGGGACGACTTGTGAAAGTGCagcaaaaaatatggttttTGATATAAATTGTGCATTTATGAATAGTAtacaacagggttggggtcagttacatttttcaattaccaaTTACATCCTCAATTGTCCATGTTCAAATCTGATTACAATGACCGGCATTTCTTccaattaaaatgattatttttcttgaaagtctattacaattacgttcttaaTTACTTAAGTTCAAAATTAAACAAAGCACAATTACTcggcctttaataaataagcccataaaacgtaacccccacttgtgttagctttctgttagcatctcttatgacaatAGGTCAGTCTTGACCTATGTCTTGAATCGGCCGTAAAAtcactaaaaaaatattatctatcatcaaattagtttttcatctcttagTTACTTTGTAAGGCTTCTTAAttcatgaaaatattgatagtaatatttttggtgtaagtGTCAGCCTTATTTTTTGTCACTACCCCTccattctatttatttttttatggtaaaatgatcctcaaaagaactgacaggtagtggaaaaatgtaatatgaaacatatttaatatttaactatgtatgtgtaggacatagaactgtaacatggttttccagttttgcgtttaattaaataatacagtttttatagaatttccatgccaattacaattaccaagtcaattatctgaactcaattatcattacaatagcaacagattttttttaaattacagtaattaatgatcaattacgcaattacaataataaatgaccccaaccctggtatacAAACATTGCACACTATTTTTGATCAGATTATCTGTGTACACCGCTTTGCAACAATGCCTGAAAATGAATTTTGACATTAACAAAGCGtccttaaaaatgtttttcccaCAGAGTCTACATCCCGTGCATTTACGTGCTCAATAAAATAGACCAAATCTCCATCGAAGAGCTGGATGTGATCTACAAGGTGCCGCACTGTGTGCCCATCTCGGCTCATCACCGCTGGAACTTTGACGACCTATTGGAGAAGATGTGGGATTATCTGGGGCTTGTGCGCATGTAAGACAAATGACTGCGAAATGCGGTTTGACCTTTGGATGCAACTGAATGACAAGATGTTGCAGatctattaagaaaaaaaacagtttccaTGCCAGTACATTACTGTATTAACCAttcgtggtttttttttttttttttttttttttgcagctacACCAAACCCAAAGGCCAGCTCCCTGATTACACTTCTCCTGTTGTTCTCCCTGACAACCATACTGCAGTTGAGGATTTCTGTTTAAAGATTCACAAAAACCTAATCAAGGAGTTTAAGTAGTAAGTATTTAATTGACATTcctaaagaaatgttttttttgactAGTTGTCAAACAGGATTGCAACAACTCACTCCACCTATTTTTCAGCTAATGCCCATGCGGTTAACATGAATGGTAAAAGGGGAGGAGTTAGTCATGTGGTGTGTTGTTATTGGCCTCCAGGGAAGATGAAGAATTTTAATCTTAATTTGGGGATCTGTCGTATTGTTAAATTTTATGCCCACTTTATGGTGCGATACAGGCAATAAATTGTGAATTTGGTTTTAGACCTGATGTGATGTATGATGTGAGCGAGGACAATCAATCAGTCACTGTGTTAGTGTTGCTAGGCATAAACTGTCCTCCTGGGAACCAAAGGGTCAGGTACCTAAAAGATGTAATATCTACCCTGTGTAGCTTCCAATGGAGAACAACTAGATGTCCTGCTTTATCCACAGAGGACACATCCTGTTTAAGGTGCTGAAGGCATCCTTTATATTCTCTCTCATCCTAACAGAcatcttccctttttttttcttccagtgCACTCGTGTGGGGCTCGTCCGTGAAACATAACCCACAGAAGGTGGGAAAGGACCATGTGATGGAAGACGAAGATGTTATTCAGTTGGTGAAAAAGTAAAACGAAGAAGAAAAGTCTTAATTTACTGCATGACCTGTGTTGTGTTCAGTTGctcaaaaatcaccaaatgcaTCCATTAATATTCAACATAATGTGGTTTTTgctttaaataaagagaaatgACACAAATGTGTCTATTTTAAAGAACCAGCTGTCTCGACACTTTAATTCATATTGAATGTTTAAGGCTTGTATTCAACACAtggaaaaactacaataaagaACAATCTAAACCTTCTGTGTTTATCTGTTTTAATCACATTAGTTTCTCTTTTGTATGTAGAATAAGTTAGTTTTGATCtgtattaattaaaattaggattttcttttttttttttaaataaatgtcgCAGACATTAACAATGGTGCAACAAATATTTCAGTGTTTCTCCCAGTGGAGGACAAACCTCATTGTGAAAAGACTGCTTGGATAAGTGATTTATGTCACACTGATGATGAAGGCATTTATTCAGGCAGGCAGCGCTCCCTCGGGACCACCACTCAGGTTAATCAGTTCACTCACTCAGACGCAGTAAAGGGGTCATCACATGCCAGCTGTTCACCAGTTACAACACCCCACggaacagaaaataaagagtGCTTTATCACAACCGGGTCTGCATTTCTGCAACCTGCTATTCTGCCATGTCAATGTGTTGCATGCTGAGCAGTGgccattttgtgtgtgatcAGGGAGAGTGTTGGActatgatgaagtcatgcagtGTTAGGAGAACTAAGCGGATACACTGGTAAACTTAATTAATCCCAAGTTTTATCAAAGAATGCTTGAAACAGTCTTAAAATGCtcctaaagttaaattacaaaaaagacaacaatgcaTTTTGGATTGGCACAACACAAATCTTGTTTcatgcaccaaaaaaaaaaactactggaaATAATATTTCACCTGATTTTGAAGCCAAAACGAAAGAAACATTGTGTGCATTTGGAAAAACCGCAATTCATTTACACAACCCGCATAATGCAAGAAGTCATCAAATTGTCAATATTCAATAACAATTCATCTTTGGCTACACTGTATGATTTTAGCACCTTTTGTAAAAACTAAATAAgatttgaaaatattacaatgaGTCTCACTGTAGCTGAAGTTTCACAGTGTAACTATTTCAACGGAACAGCAGTATTCTAGTAAAAGCCGCAGTGGTTGAGGGTGAAACCTGCCTTGTCCAGCAGTGGGATCGACCCTCCTCAGACACCGCCTCAGTCCCACCTCCATTCACCCTGTAAATTATAGCAGCACTTTAGCTAATGAAAGAGTTGAAGACTGGGCACTAATAAAAGCCATTAAGTGAATAAAGCACTTCCCCCTCTAACAAAATTAAAGAATCTACCCATTTAGAGAGGGAGGACtctgtattaatatttatgaaatGCGGAACCCAAATGGCCCCCCCAACGTCCCCAACCCACGTCCAATCCCAGCCTGACCAGGTCCTACTTTCAAGTGCAC
It includes:
- the drg1 gene encoding developmentally-regulated GTP-binding protein 1, producing MSILAKIAEIENEMARTQRNKATAHHLGLLKARLAKLRRELITPKGGSGGGTGEGFDVAKTGDARIGFVGFPSVGKSTLLSNLAGVYSEVAAYEFTTLTTVPGVIRYKGAKIQLLDLPGIIEGAKDGKGRGRQVIAVARTCNLILIVLDVLKPLLHKRLIEHELEGFGIRLNKQPPNIGYKKKDKGGINFTATCAQTELDAETVKSILSEYKIHNADITLRSDSTADDLIDVVEGNRVYIPCIYVLNKIDQISIEELDVIYKVPHCVPISAHHRWNFDDLLEKMWDYLGLVRIYTKPKGQLPDYTSPVVLPDNHTAVEDFCLKIHKNLIKEFKYALVWGSSVKHNPQKVGKDHVMEDEDVIQLVKK